ttttttgtgctgtaTTTGGCTCGTTGTTGTCCATTAGCGCCCCGCACGCAGCCCAAGGGGGTGGCACGCCCACTCGCCGCTTGTTTGCCATTGTTGAGTAATTGGATTAGATTActtctgctgccgctgctgctgctacctgCCGTGTCCTGTGCCTCCTGTTTCGTTCCTGTTGCTACTCTCTGCTGTGTGTGCGCTCTGTTGATAAATTTTTCGTGGTTGCCACGCACCCCCCCACCCACCACGAACTGCCTGTCATGCGTGATTGATGGCAGCATGTCAATATGTTTTCGTCTATTTTTTCTAACATTTtctgtcattttttttttttttttgcatctcgaaagttttctattttttattaaatttacttttaatggccACACGCCTGCAGCGACCAAATGTAGCCTGGCGTATAAAAATTGTGTAACAGCGAGATGtccttttgccttttgcaggGTATCACTGCTAGCGGGTATATTCATTTAGACTTGAGATGTGTAACGCATGGTTGAAAATAACTTTAACTGCATACGgaacataatatataattttattaaattgtagATAAGTTCCCTCTTTGCCTAGCATAACCACAACATCCTTTCAAGGCGGACTTCCATAGGAATAGTAAGAAATTATGCTCTGGTATAAACGAACTCTCATCCAggatatttaattttcggctAGCCGCTGAAATCGCGGCTTTCTTGTTCTATGTAGCGCATAGCTATAATAATTTTCTGCACCGCATCTGCAAGGCTATTAAATTCGTATAAAAATCGTGTTGTGTGCTACACATTTTCCCACGCACCCTTGCACCACCGCCCCCCCGACCCTTGCCGACTGGCTGCAGCCAATggaaaatcataaaaatttaTGACTGCAATAATCTGGCTTTGGCACGCAGAAGGAGGTAGTCGGCGTCAACTGCTGCCATTAAATTGACATGAAGTTATGAGTTGAAAGCGTTCACGAAAATATTTCGACAGCCGTACGTACTGAATAATTTCAGTGCAAAATTCACTTTGAGGCAACGCACAATGCGGCATATACGCAACATTTTCAGCTGAGCGCCATTTTAATGATGCCTGGGCCAATGCTTGTGGCTGGCGGCTGTTAAGCTGATTGACAAGCGCCCGGAGATAAGCGCGAATTGGCCAAACGATTATGACAAAATCGATAAAGCTACAGCTGTCAACTGTGGCCGAAGTACAGTGAAACAAATGACTGGGCGACAAGGAATCGCAAGTTGAAAATTGCAAGGGCAGTCccaaaacacacgcacatacacatttaGATTTGGCCAGactttgttattgctgccTTGGACTATCTAACCGGTCCGATCTGTGGCCACGTTATCGGACCTAATTTACTTGGGCGAAAAGGCAAAACAATGCCTTACACATTGGCCCAGTGCCAGGCCGAAGAAGCGTAAGTAGTTCTAGTTTAGCATGGCCATTTATCTGCCAAAATGTGAgtgtctttgtgtgtgcgtgtgtgtgtgtaggtgtatgTGTGGTTAGCATCATAATGAGAGCTTTACACGCCATGTACCAGCTCCAGTCTATCCCGCGGAGCTCCACTCAACGCCACGCCTCGCCTGCGTCGAACGCATAAATTTCAAGGACGCTCTGGCAGGAGGCTTGTGCCAAGCCGTGACTGGAGCCGCGAGAAGCGAGCAGAGAATCagcataaatacaaaaaaccaGCAGGCGAAATGTGCGAGAAGCGCGCAAAATAAATTGACAGCCCGAAGGTATGCAACGCTTTTTGCTACACAAAAGTTTGACCTACATGTGAAATGGTGGGCGGCTGTTGGACTGGTGTGGGGTGTGGCTTATTGAGCAGCATAATGGCAGGCGGAGTTTGTTAACGAGCGTGTGTGAAGTGCTGCAGCGACTGCCAAATGACGAGAGGCGTCCAGCTGAGAGAGTCGATTAAAACTACAAATGAAACGTGTATTTACAGCGAAAAACCATTAAGATATTCAAATGTTGAATGACAGACAAGCTGAGGAATTATCAGAAATGTAGACGTGTACACCCTTCTGGATGATCGAAACATTCTAGAAACATGGACTAGAAATAATGAATCACATAAACACATTCAGACTGCTTGCGAGCTAAGAAACTGCAGAACACATTCTTGTTTGATTTGTCTAATCTGGTagcaaattatatattcattCTTTTATTGCtactattaataatataaaatcatCTGTACTTATCGCAAACTTTTGAAGTAtccaaattttgcatttttgcttTAGGAATGCAACTTTTAATGAGAATCAGATATTAATCTGCTTATTGTcgttaaatttattatagggagtcaattataaatatatttctcacTTCTCTCAATCTGATTCTATTTGTAATATCCATATAAAATTGTATCTGACACCGGATTCCTTTGTTAAGGAAAGTCATGCTGAAGTTATAAATTGTTCCTGACGAAACTGTAATGTTTAAAATTGGATGAAAAAGCTCTTCTCAAGCAGCTACCTATAGTTTTTACCAAGGTATGCtcaaaattttcatatttgccAGAGAACAACTCAATATCGCATCTAAAGAGATCCCAAGCACACGTTCTAAAGACAGTGAGCTCGCAGAGCTTGCATTGCCAGCGTGATCAGTGGAAGCCGAAACCAGGAAGATAATGGGCACGTTGCTGCATTCCGCTCTATCCACTTGCGATAGTAGTACACATCGGCGTAAACGCCGGCGGAATTCAGTCGCCCACAACCGAAGCCAAAGGACACAACGCCCACCACTTTGCCTGCGCCAAATAGCGGTCCACCCGAATCACCCTGGCAAGCGTCCACTTCGAAATCCGTTGGGTTCGAGGAACATATCATGCCTCTTTGAAAACCGCTtaataaatagcaaaactTATTTGAAAGGATAGTCAAATCGCCTCTGACTGCCTCGTCGGGTATTGGGCCACCCTAAGAATGAGAATCGGTTATTATTCTGCTAACTGCTGTTAAACTTATTATATGGAGTCAATTCACTCAATCgtattatatttgtaatatcCTTGCTCagaattttcatattttctagTTAGATACTTACATCAAAAATAGCACCCCAACCAATGACTGTGCACTTCAATCCAGCAGGGGGATCCTCGTCAGCTATGGGTATAATGGCGACAAAAATTCCATCTGGTTGCACCTCGCCTTTAAGATGTAAAAGACCAATATCATCGTGTACTTCACCATCGATGTACTTTGGATGTGGtatgattttttttacttttatttgttggGTGTTACTTGTCTTCAATAAGCGACGCGGTGTACCGGCAACTACCATTAATTCATTTCTAGACAGAGCTTTTTTGCTAAGAATGCCAGAATTAGATGTAAAATGCTCTTATTAACTGGGACGACATACTCAATAAACATACAATGGGCTGCTGTTAGAACCACTGTCTTAGATATTAAACTACCGCCGCAATGATGGTGCTGGCCaaagaatttataattttcattaatttgtagCGAAACTAAAAATTTAGCTAGGTCATCCTTTTCGAGACGATAGCCGCCGGTTACTAGAAAGTGGAATTCATCATTGTCCTCATCATAGGTGCTCGAGTTTTGGCTAAAGTTGTCACTCAGTGTCCGGGGTGCAGGCTCATCAGCTCGAACATGGACTTGAGACCTGTCCGAGGGTCTCACGGAAAAGCTGTTCACGCTCGCAGGTGAACGCCGCTGGTAGAGAGTATGGCAGTTCCCTTCTCTCGAATCAAACTTTAACTGATCACAGCCTGGGACTGACTGATCGACGaataatagtaaaactaacagattatatacaaaaaattttgaaactCCCATTTGTTCTATTTGTacttaaaattgtataaaaatgaTTGTAAAATCCTAGAGAGTCGTAACTTGAGCAGaaagtgcatttaaaatgtacAAATGCCTATAAATATCCACTAAATGTTGTAAAATTTGATCAGGATCAATTAGCAGAAGTTTTTAAGTCACGTCTGGGACAGACTGGACCAAGAGATATCAAGCTGTGAGTGGCAGAAAAGACACAACAGAACATAATGCACATGACTCTACGAAATGATTATCATAAAATAGCTAAGAATTTTCTACTGTTAACTCTAGATTTACAAttagatttctttttaattctaGTTTTAGCTCACACTaaactctaactctaacttGAACCTTTAGATTTCTGTTtaattctttaattttattttttgtagttttcagCTTCCATTAAGCTTTTTATCTgtacaataaaagcaaatatttttacagTTCACTTAAAAATTCGCACTAGTTTTCCAACTGATTTTCAGTTTAGCAAAGTTTTAGATTAACAACTAAACATTTCCCTCTCCAACCATGTAATTGTAGCTTAATTAAAGTTAATATAAATGTTGCAAAACTTTATGCAACAATACGCTCTGTCAATTGTTCTTCAATTTACTTCAataattaatgttaatttatCAGAAATCTCTGACctgaaatatacatatgcataaatatcaGTTTGCACTCTGCACAGTTCGCATATCGCAAATGTCATTAATTGCACATGCATGAATCTTTGATGCACTCGAatgcaaaaatcaattaaacgtgaaatgcataaaatacaCAATGAgcccacaacagcaacaacagcagcaacaacaacaacaataaaaaagcagcaacagttactattttaataaaaatatttatctttacactgttttgttttttcctttgtttttaatattttttgtataaattacAAGGCAAACAGCTCGGCTGAGTGCACAATTTATTAATGCGCCGcggcattaaaattaataattattttaagccAGAAAACGAAAAAGGTTTAAGCTTATATGCATGCGTTTTTATTAAACCAAATAAGAATTGAACCAAAGGGCATGAATAAACCAACAAATAcagaaatatttgtttaataaaccaaaaaaatagggatatatatttaagtgaggggggggggggtgttcGATCCCTTGACTCTCATTTAAACTTGGTTTATGAAGGCTTTCAGACAGTCGGGTAGTCGGCTTCAAGCTTTGACTTCAAGATTTGACATATTAGTATATGCAATTAcacttatacatacatatatttttttaaatattaaatgaaaaaattcaGTTGAGTAAAGGGTTAATATAtcatattatttacatttgcatattaataaaaatataatgcaCAAATGAAAAGCTGTCagtttttatcaatatttgcGCGAGtgaaaagcaaacatttgTTCACAGAATacctttatatttttattaacttacCTTAATAACGatttgtttagtttattttaaatttttacttttgatGATTTATAGACTGGCAAACTCTGATATGAATGTCTTCTATGGAAAATAGTTGCTGGCCAGCGACGTGTGTGCAATTTCCGCTGCGGAAAatcgtcgacgtcgacgtcgcatGAGCGGGCTGGGAAGGGGCAAAAGGTGTGGGGTGCTGGCAACTGTGACGGGGTCATTCATCCTGCAAAGTGGCGACACGCCAAAGCGTTGGCCTGGCCAAATGACTAATGGCCCCGGGAAGAGGGTCGCTAGCGGGTAACACCAGAGGGAGCGACAGACTGAGTAGAGCGAGCCAAAAGTGCTGCAGAGGGGTGGAGAGTTGAGGAGGGGTAACTACTGACTGGCTACTGGCAATATGCAAAATTCGCAATTTGCCATGACGCCAGACGACGGACCCAGGACGACAGCCCAGGGGCAGTTGTTAGCTGCTCCGCCAGGCCAGCCCAGCCCAGACCTGGCATGTCCTAGTCTCCACACTTATTCGTTTCGACGTTCGACTATTTTTATGACCGAATTGCGTTTTATTGCTTCTCCCCGATTTCTAGCCGCCCGAATGTGGGACAAGCCGCTGCGCCGTGGGCCCGCACTGCGTATGAGCAACATCTCTACTGACTGCCTCTCTTCTTGTCAGCTCGTTGGCTGCAGTTGCTCGACATTCAAAATTAGTTGACATTTTCCGTTGCCCATTTTCCTCAATTCTTTTTTGTGGGCAACCCTTATCGATTTTTGGGCATAGCAAATCGCTGCCTTAAGCTGCCCAGGAATCAACTTATTCGTGCATTCGATTTATGTGTGCGCATTCCCCTTAGTCGTCTCCTTCGAGCCTGGGTGTGAGGCTTAGCAAAACGCTTCAATTgattttgaacatttattgCTTGGGGTAATGCCAGCCGGCAGGCCCAGACACCGTGGACTCCGTAGCTGGCTAGATCACGAGCTAGTCCAGCTCCATCAAGAAAAGGTAGTCAcattattttgttgctgtcgtcgcatataaaatagttttaCTTTGTGCCACGTCTTCTTAAATTTGCCTGAGAACTTCGACTACTCTATTGACCTGTCGGTCAGCTctttcctgctgctgctgcctttgctcCATTTTTGGCTGAGACAAATTTTATGGGGCCATAAAATTGCATAAGTTTTAATCAATAGTTTGCATGTTtcgtaaacacacacatatatcttGTCTTGTTGTCCTATTTTACTCTTCAAATTTCTTAGTTGCTTAAGTTTTATTAAAGCAGATGCAGTTTGTTCACTTTGCTTAGTTGTTTCCTTAAAGACAATACTcaattttattcatatattGTTTTGATTGGTACGCAAATTGCATGTAAGGCTAccattcatacaatttaatatatgCATCATATTCAAGACCTTGCATAGCTTACAAGCTCTCATAACTTTGCCaaaatttaacatattttgatgACTAAGGTCAAGTTTTGTCCCACCATTGTGTACTCAAAATCTTTTCGTATTCTCAAACaataaaagtttaaataaCTTCGTGAACAATAGCCTATTGCAAATATGTGAGTATAGTGAATCTGGcaaatgctgagtttgatgaAGAAATTCGAAAAGAGAATATTTTGCCAGACAAGAATCTGCTTTTTGACAAcctggaatatatatatgacccTTTGGGGTCAGAGATTCGCCATCTATGCCTTACATGTCCTGATGTGATCGTGATATGCATGTCACGAAATTACAATATCCTCTACAAGGATATGTAAAGACTATATTAAATAAGACCCTGAGAGACTATTTTTGGATTTATGGTTTTATGGTGCTTTGTCATTGATATGGCAGTTCCTAGTCtttatattgttatttatcCAGTCGAACACACTTTCGCGagcaaaaaatttaattgttatgtCAAGACTTTgttttaaatacatttcagGCCTGCTTCGACTGCTTAATGCAGAGcaataattgttttgtttattatcaacaaacaagaaacGTGGCAAACgtttgcataattaaactgagtacaaaaaaaaaacgtattaaaattcttttgtttcacattttttctGCTGCCTTTCACTTAATGTTGGCGCTGGGTACATAACAAATGcgcatatttaaaacatttcatGCAATAGCTCgcaattttttgtaattttgctCGACACCTTTTCGTGGGGGtggaacgaaaaaaaaaaacaacacggGAATCACCCTCCGTCTTGGCTTCGACGTGCTGgcatttttgttgccgttttgCCCTGCAgtcaaacaattttcaaagtacaaaaaaaaaagaagaagaaagttCGCATAATGAACTACAGACTGGAAGGAGTGTGAGAAATTAAGTGGGAGGAAGTGTTGGCTCGCCGATAAGAGCTCAAAAAacattgagaaaaaaaaaaaaaacgaaaatcaaCTGCAGCTACTGAAATAGCCTAAAATTCGCATGCCAGTTGGCAGTTTTGTTTGCCACTGAGcgaaaataattatttgccGTGAGAAGTGCACATAATTCATTCCAGACCACGGGCCACGGCCCACGGCTCGCGGGCAAGGATTGCGAGCAAAAGGCGTAACTACAACAACGACCAGAAATATGTTAAATAGCTGAGTAAAAGGCGCAGTCGAAAACGCGCTTGTAAAAGCAAAAGTGTttctttataccctgtacactgTTAACAATTGGGTATATTGTTCTTATACCAATGTACACAAAATCTCGAAATCAATAAATTGGTACGACATTGATACAAGTCGATATCAAATACCGATTTTATAATATCTATAAGCTTCCATACCTTCTTCCTTTTCTTCTTCTCCCCTTTTAAAATATCGACAAAAATCGACACTAATCCCCCTCTAGTTTTAAGTATATCTCGTAGGTCCTTTGAACTGAATACCAAGCGTTTAGTATGTAGTCTACACAATACCAGCACATTCCAATTAATCGTTAAGTCCGGTCCTCACAAACGAAAAGATCATTATAAGCGGCATTGAAACATTCGAAAACGACAACTACAGGATATCTCCTCAATGAACTTCTCGATTTAAGCACTCTCTACATGTcttacatgtttttttttgttagcctGTTCCAGGAAGTGCTGGCAGCTCCTTAATATATTCCAGcctttgttttttattctgttctttttttaatgtttgtcATTTTGGCGACGCTTTGTTTccgttgttctcgttgttgtcgttgttgttgttggtgattTAGCTGCGTGTCGTGCTCGTTTTGCATGTAAATTTGTTGCCTAATTTTGGGCGCATGGCGATTTATGTGCCTCGCCCGCAGTCGCGTGTTGTTTTCTCCCTCGCTCTCTATATATTTAGCTGTTGCGTTGTAATTTACTAAATAGCCAGGCTTCATCAACATGCACTCACGTCTTCGGCTGCCGCGCCCATTCCAACTGCCTTCCTCCCATTGACATTAtgaatgtttttcaattttatttatgacataaattgttaataaatgcAGCTCTCCCGCTTTCTtgcactctctttctctctcctctctctctctctctctctctctctctctctctctctctcttacactctccctctctctctctcttacactctccctctctctctctctgtatctGCTCGCTACGTGACGCCGTCGCATCGTCTTTGGCGTATGATTAATGCTTGGcataaatgaaatgcattgtaaataaattattacgcatacgccgcgttgttGGCATCTACTAATGAAGCTGCTGGCTATTTGAGCGccttagacacacacacacactctcgcacacaaAGGGCTGGAAACTTTGCTCAGCTGGCgctaaaaagtatgctatgaaaAAGTTGTGTGTGCAAAACTCTTTTTGGACTCGGTTTCGGCTTgatcaaaatttcattaacAAAAAGTTGCGGCATACTTTAAAGcaagcttgtgtgtgtgtgtgcgcgaaaTCTGCGGTGACGCTGGTGTTCAGctcttcacacacacacatacacaatcagccttacacacacacatgtgcttTGGCACATAaaacgtttttgttgttgcttttcgcCTGCACGCTTTTCTTGCCTTTTTCCCGCTTTTCTCTGCTTTTTTTTGGCGCTGGCTTTTTGCGCTTGAACGCTTCGTTTGTTTGCCCACTGCCTGACGCCTGTTCAAGGatctgccgccgccgcagcctTTTTATCGTTGTGgctgggcgtgtgtgtgtgcatgtgtgtgagtgcctGTTAAATTGCTTGTTTATGTTTGGCCGCCAAACAGGCTGCGCAGCAAGTTTCGGTCGCGGCCGCGGCAATCACTTGAAAATGCTTATgtgattttgatttgttttaatttggctggcaggaaaaaaaaaaagaacatcaAGCCCGCCCCGCCCACACACATCAGCCCCCTTCGCCTGTTTACTTTATGCGGCACAACAAGCGACTGTTTactttttgttaatgtttttgtttaggctgttgattttattacaaaatgttgttgccaTCTTTCACTCCGTTAGCCAAACAagcatattttgcatttaatgagCTCTTGTTGGGCTGGGAATTATGCGTACTTGGCAAATACTTGTCGAATTTATAAGATACGTTTACAAAGCCATAAATGATATCTGCAATGAGCAGGCATATCCTTAAGAAAAGAATTGTCGCAAGAAAAAGGGATTCGATTGCACCTATCGCAACTTGTTGAGAAGTGTAAGCAGCGAAATTTAACTcaaagaaatacaaaataaagtgaaataaaaagtaaaactagAATATATTAACGATTAAGGAAAACTTAGCTCAAAgcagatataaaaataaactgcaTTTATCTGagtcttttaattaaaagtcttCAAAGCAACTTCCACAATTTCTCCTTCAATATTTGTGGGAGTTCTAGATGCTATAACCCTTGGAGCTGCCGCACGTTTTCAAGATTTCgtgcttccttttttttatcgcTCATAATGccagttaaatttaattgttaacattttgatttttcactccttcttcttcttcttctatgcTCGCTCTTAACTTATCAACCTGTCACGTACAGCTTTTGGCGCTGGCCAGGAATCGACTTAACTACATGCCATAATTATAATGCCAACATCAGCGTTAATTTAACCCAAACCCCAAGCCCCAGCACAATCCGCTCTTCTCGTCGTCGGCGCTAATCCACTTCAGCCAGCGACTCATACCCAAAGGCATGTCAAACATTTAATTACTGGCCATCACAGGAGCTTAAAAATCGTGCTGCCGTTGTCCTGGCAAATCCACTT
The sequence above is a segment of the Drosophila virilis strain 15010-1051.87 chromosome 3, Dvir_AGI_RSII-ME, whole genome shotgun sequence genome. Coding sequences within it:
- the LOC6623049 gene encoding trypsin eta isoform X1, which produces MGVSKFFVYNLLVLLLFVDQSVPGCDQLKFDSREGNCHTLYQRRSPASVNSFSVRPSDRSQVHVRADEPAPRTLSDNFSQNSSTYDEDNDEFHFLVTGGYRLEKDDLAKFLVSLQINENYKFFGQHHHCGGSLISKTVVLTAAHCMFIDKKALSRNELMVVAGTPRRLLKTSNTQQIKVKKIIPHPKYIDGEVHDDIGLLHLKGEVQPDGIFVAIIPIADEDPPAGLKCTVIGWGAIFDGGPIPDEAVRGDLTILSNKFCYLLSGFQRGMICSSNPTDFEVDACQGDSGGPLFGAGKVVGVVSFGFGCGRLNSAGVYADVYYYRKWIERNAATCPLSSWFRLPLITLAMQALRAHCL
- the LOC6623049 gene encoding trypsin alpha-3 isoform X2 — translated: MVVAGTPRRLLKTSNTQQIKVKKIIPHPKYIDGEVHDDIGLLHLKGEVQPDGIFVAIIPIADEDPPAGLKCTVIGWGAIFDGGPIPDEAVRGDLTILSNKFCYLLSGFQRGMICSSNPTDFEVDACQGDSGGPLFGAGKVVGVVSFGFGCGRLNSAGVYADVYYYRKWIERNAATCPLSSWFRLPLITLAMQALRAHCL